GGTCGGTTTGTGACCATCGCCTCCTTACCGTATCCCGCACTCCGGCCCCCGTAGGTGACTGGATTCAGGCTGACTTGTCTGAGCTAGCCGGAATCACAACCGTGGACGAGGCCATTGGTGATGCCCCCCTTGATGCGCTCCTCTACATGGGCGGCACCTGGGAAACCCACGCCTTTACTTCCCAGTACCGCTTTGAAGACTGCTCCGATGACGACATTACCCGCGTGATTGCAGTGAATTTAGTGGCCCCGATCCGGCTGGTGAAGGCGCTGTTGCCTGCCCTGCGGCGATCGCCCAATCCCAAAATCATCGTCATGGGCGCTCTCTCGGGCCGAGATAACTTTTCGGGGCGAGAAGTAGCCAACAGCGCCTCTAATATCAAGTCGGGTTGAATGCACATGATGAAGCGACATGAGTGCCCCTTTCATACCCTGGCCACCAATGGTAAAACGTGAGATCTCGAATCAGGTCTTGCTGCTGCAACAATCGCTGACAGCGTTGGTAAACCAGGTCTTCAGCCGACTCTATCGACTCAAACACTTGATTGGCTAACACCTCATTAACCAGGGGCCACAGCCGTTCGGCCGGTTGTAACTCGGGTGAGTAATATCATGGTTATTCATTCCGACTTGATATCAGACCCATATGATGAGCGCCTTGAGTGATAGCCATGGTAGTAATTCCTGTCAATAAATGAATGAATGGTTCGTAGAGAGATTAGAGGGTTTCTACCGTTCAGTCTGCAACCGCGAGAAAGACTGGGATAGCGCCTCTGGAGTGAGGGCAAGTTCGCTGGCGATCGCCGCTGAACCCAACACGAGCCAGTATCAATTCAGGAAGGTCACCCCCAAAAACAGGGCGATGTCCTCCAAAAATCGTCTGAAAAGCACTGTTATTACGCAGCATTGCTGACCATAGGAACCCGTCGAGTCCCTTCACTGCGGCGAATATCACGCCAAATTTGGGTGGCGGCCAACGCCCCATCTGAAGCCGCAACGATGACTTGATTCATGCCCACTTTCAGATCACCCACGGCAAAAATTCGAGGGTGAGACGTGCGATTCATCGTGTCGGTCACCACGTTGCCGCCTTGGTAGTCGAGGTCAATGCCGTTGAGATAATCGGCATGATATTTCGACCCCATTGAGATCAGTCCGGCATCCAGTTCCACGACAGAACCGTCTGCCAACTCTACCCCAGACATCTGATGGTTTTCGCCAAGGAACTGGTGAATCGGCTGCTCATTCAAGGTGTAGCCCTTTTGAGTCAGGCGATCGCGCAACTCTGGGCCAACTTCAAACGCGCCGTTGGTGAATACCGTGATATGCGGGGTAAACCAGCCCAACGAAAACGCCACGTCTAGACTCGATTCATTGCTGCCAAAAACTCCCGCCCGCTGATCGCGCATCTCGTAGCCGTCGCAGATCAGACATACATGTAAGTTGTAGCCCGCATAGTCAAACACATTTTTCATGTTTGAGAGCTGCGGCAGGTGATCGATGATGCCGCTAGCCGCAATCAGATAACGACTGCGAAACACTTCGTAGGTCGGGTTTTGACGACCTACGCGCACCCGCACCGCAAAGGTTTCGCCTTCGTCAATCACCTCTTCCACATAAGCATGGAGATAGTCGCCATCGAGGGACAGGTAGTGATCTTTGCCTTGCTTCAGAACCTCTCGACCCGGCGTATCGGAGGGCAACCCGAGATAATTGTGCAACTCTTGCATCCAAAACGAACGGGCTTTGCCTTTATCGATCATCAGCGTGGATAAAAGATAGCGCTGGAGATAAATGCCAGCCGAAAGTCCGGCTGCACCGCCCCCAACGACCAAGACATCGTAAACGTGATCGGTGCGTTGACTGAGAGCTTGTTTTGTTAACTGCATAGAAACCTCCCAAGGAATGAACGCTTAATGCTGTTTTGTACCGATCGTTCGGTATATTTAGACTGTACCGAACGATCGGTATAATGTCAACAGTCACATTCAAAAAGGTTTGAAATGTCCAAGGAAGCTTTCATTCCCTGTTTGTTTGGGGTATTTCGGCAATATGGTTATGACGGTGCAACCCTGTCCAAAATCTCTGAGGCGACCGGGCTAGGCAAAGCCAGCCTGTATCACCATTTCCCTGGCGGCAAAGATGCCATGGTGAAATCGGTGTTGAATTATGCGGATGACTGGGTTGAAGAAAATGTGTTGCAGCCCCTTGCCAGTGAAGGCAGTGAGTTCGAGCGGTTGCAGACAATGTGCGATCGCATCAATGATCTTTATGGCGAAGGAACCCAACCTTGCTTACTGGCTATTTTGCAGGTTGGCACCGGGCGAGAAGCGTTTCACCCTCACATCAAAGCAGCGTTAGACAAATGGATTGGGGCGATCGCCACTGTCTTAGTCGAATCGGGTATGGATGAAACCCTCGCTCGGCAACGCGGCGAACATGCCATCATCCTGATTCAGGGATCGCTGATGGCCGCTCAAGGACTCGACGATCCTTCTCTGTTTCAGCGGGTTATTAAGGCGTTGCCCCAGCAGTTAACGAGTGAGTGTCCTTAAATCTGGTCAGGGCAAAATCACTTTCTCTGCTGCTTGTGCCTGAATTCGTAGGCTGCGCGGCTGCGTCGATTTTTGCCGATTGGCAGGCATTCTGCACGTTATCGTTGCCAACAGCATCACAACGTTTTTCTAAAACCCAAAAAGAAGCTGGCGTGTTACATTACACTACAAGCATCTTTATTGGTTGTTATCCCCCGACAGTGTGATGAATTTCCCACCCTGGTAACTTTCTAAACTCCAAACGCAGCAATTCTCTGCCTTACAGATCTCTTTAAGAGGGGTAAGGCAGAGCTTTTGTTCGTGGATTCCTCCTCCCTGACCCGTGCCATGACCAGATTTGCGCAGGCCAGATGTTTTGAAGAGCAGGAGAATTCCACGATGCGATTGATGAATAAGACGAAAACCGTCAGAACAATGATGAGGATGACCCTCATTTTTCTGGCCATTGAGCTACTCGATGAATTGGTTTGCGGGGTGATGGTGGGGGCTTGGCCCCTGATTAGTCAAGATTTACGCCTTTCTTACGTGCAGGTGGGGCTGGTGCTGACCCTTCCCAATCTCATCGCTAACCTGATCGAACCTATTGTCGGGATTTGGGGTGATGTGGGACAGCGACGACCCTTGATTTTGGCTGGAGGCATCGGGTTTGTGATCGCCCTCCTTCTCATCACCGTGAGTCAAGATTTTCCCTTATTTCTGGCGGGATTCATCATCCTAGCTCCGGCTTCGGGGAGCTTTGTCAATTTGTGCCAAGCGACGTTGATGGATCTTGACCCAACTCGCCACGAGCAAAACATGGCTCGCTGGGTCTTGGCTGGCTCGCTGGGTAATGTCATTGGCCCCGTGATGTTGGCTGGGGCGATCGCCATTCATCAAAGTTGGCGCGGCGCATTTTTCGTGATCGCGGTGCTGACCGGATTATTGTTAGTGAAGCTGTGGAACTACCCGATGACGGTTGCCACGGTTTCTCATGATGAGCCATCAACCCCTTGTTTCAACGATGGGTTTCGCAATGCAATTCAGGCATTAAAGCGATCGTCTGTCGTTCGTTGGCTGATCTTGCTGCAATGTTCCGATCTGATGCTAGACGTGTTGGCGGGGTTTGTGGCGCTTTATTTTGTCAATGTTGTGGGGGCTAGCACGGCTGATGTGAGTGTGGCGATCGCCGCTTGGTTAGGCTTTGGGTTACTCGGAGATTTTCTCTTGGTTCCTTTGCTAGAGAGAGTTCGAGGATTATCGTATCTGCGAGTGAGCGTCAGCCTGGTCTTATGTCTGTATCCTGCTTTTTTGCTGGTTCCTGATCCGACGGTGAAGTTTGCCCTGCTTGGCTGTTTGGGTTTCCTCAATGCCGGATGGTTCTCCATTTTGCAGGGGAAACTGTACACGGCAATGCCTGCTCAAAGCGGCACCGTCATGACTCTCAACAACCTATTTGGGTTAGTCGGAAGTTTAGCGCCGTTAGGGTTGGGTTTTGTGGCTCAGCAAATCGGTCTAGAAAGTGCGATGTGGATTTTGATGGTTTCCCCAATTGCGCTATTGATTGGCCTATTTTGGTAGCGATTTTGGTAAGCGGCGATCGCCTCTCTCAATTGCCCTTGAGTGAGAAGGGCGATCGCCCATTGTTGTTGGATTTGGGGCTGGGATTTGCTACACCTGTTAGGAAACCAGTCGCAAGGAGCGGACGGCATGGCAGAAGTACAAATTGCGATCGCGGGTGCGGGCGCGGAAGCGGCGGCGGCGGAACTGTTCAGCATGGAAGGGATTGAGGGAAGCTATCAGGTTGATGAGTCGGTGAGTAAAGATGGCGGGACGCTGGCGGTGGTCGGGACGGTGGTTGCCATTACGGTGGGGGCGATGACGATTGGGGAGAAGCTGCACAGGTGGCACCAGAGCTATCGCACGAAGGATAGTCAAGCGCGGATCGAGAAGGTGCTGATTGTGACGAAGACTAGCCGTTTACTGTTGGAAGATGCCACGATTGAAGACATTAGCAATGCCCTAAAGCCTTTTGCCAAATGATTGCCGATGCTGTACCAGTTCTGCATATCGATCTGCGATCGACTGGCGATGCCCATGTGACGTTGCGGTATGGCTGGGAGAATCTGAATCGGCATGAGCCGCGATCGCTGCCGCTGGCTGAAATTGAGGATTTGATCGCGGTGATGGAGCGGGATTATTACCCGACGGTGTTGCAGGAGGACTATGCAACCACGGGGCAGCGGCTGTATCGATGGCTGGATGGGAGCGATCGCTGGCTGGAGCGGACGCTGCGGCAACGGCGTGACCCATTGGTGGCGTTGGCGATCGCGGTGACGGGACGGCTGGCCCATTTGCCGTGGGAGGTGTTGCATGATGGTCATGATTTTTTGGTGGCGAAGAAGCGCCCGACGGTGGTGCCGCTGCGGTGGTGGACTGACCCGGATGATCCGGTGCCGCTGCGGCCGGATGATACGCCCGTGCCGAATCGGGCGCTGAATGTGTTGTTTATGGCGACGGCACCGGAGGGGGTGCAGCCGGAGCTTAATTTTGAGCAGGAGGAAGCCCGCATTCTGAGCGCGACGGCAAAGCAGCCGTTGTTTTTGCAGGTGGAGGAGAGTGGCTGTCTGACGGAACTTAAGGATCTGTATGAGAGCTATCCGCAAGACACCTTTGATGTGGTGCATGTGACGGGGCACGCGGGCCACAGGGATGCCAGTCCTGTCTTTTTGACGGAGACGGATGTGGGCGATCGCCTAGATGCCACAGCAGAAGACATTGCCGATGTGTTTGGCTATCGCTTTCCTCGGCTGCTGTTTCTGTCGGGCTGTCGGACGGGGCAGCGGATGGGGCGGGGCGATGTGCCGTCGTTGGCGGAGGGGTTGATTGCAGCGGGGGCGGATGCGGTATTGGGCTGGGGTCGTCCGGTGTTGGATACCGACGGCACGGCGGCGGCAGCGGCACT
This sequence is a window from Leptolyngbya sp. CCY15150. Protein-coding genes within it:
- a CDS encoding NAD(P)/FAD-dependent oxidoreductase produces the protein MQLTKQALSQRTDHVYDVLVVGGGAAGLSAGIYLQRYLLSTLMIDKGKARSFWMQELHNYLGLPSDTPGREVLKQGKDHYLSLDGDYLHAYVEEVIDEGETFAVRVRVGRQNPTYEVFRSRYLIAASGIIDHLPQLSNMKNVFDYAGYNLHVCLICDGYEMRDQRAGVFGSNESSLDVAFSLGWFTPHITVFTNGAFEVGPELRDRLTQKGYTLNEQPIHQFLGENHQMSGVELADGSVVELDAGLISMGSKYHADYLNGIDLDYQGGNVVTDTMNRTSHPRIFAVGDLKVGMNQVIVAASDGALAATQIWRDIRRSEGTRRVPMVSNAA
- a CDS encoding TetR/AcrR family transcriptional regulator, which produces MSKEAFIPCLFGVFRQYGYDGATLSKISEATGLGKASLYHHFPGGKDAMVKSVLNYADDWVEENVLQPLASEGSEFERLQTMCDRINDLYGEGTQPCLLAILQVGTGREAFHPHIKAALDKWIGAIATVLVESGMDETLARQRGEHAIILIQGSLMAAQGLDDPSLFQRVIKALPQQLTSECP
- a CDS encoding SDR family NAD(P)-dependent oxidoreductase — translated: MTFENVLVAGASRGIGLAVAEHLQARCDGPLGSVCDHRLLTVSRTPAPVGDWIQADLSELAGITTVDEAIGDAPLDALLYMGGTWETHAFTSQYRFEDCSDDDITRVIAVNLVAPIRLVKALLPALRRSPNPKIIVMGALSGRDNFSGREVANSASNIKSG
- a CDS encoding MFS transporter, which translates into the protein MTLIFLAIELLDELVCGVMVGAWPLISQDLRLSYVQVGLVLTLPNLIANLIEPIVGIWGDVGQRRPLILAGGIGFVIALLLITVSQDFPLFLAGFIILAPASGSFVNLCQATLMDLDPTRHEQNMARWVLAGSLGNVIGPVMLAGAIAIHQSWRGAFFVIAVLTGLLLVKLWNYPMTVATVSHDEPSTPCFNDGFRNAIQALKRSSVVRWLILLQCSDLMLDVLAGFVALYFVNVVGASTADVSVAIAAWLGFGLLGDFLLVPLLERVRGLSYLRVSVSLVLCLYPAFLLVPDPTVKFALLGCLGFLNAGWFSILQGKLYTAMPAQSGTVMTLNNLFGLVGSLAPLGLGFVAQQIGLESAMWILMVSPIALLIGLFW